The following is a genomic window from Brevibacterium limosum.
GTCTGACGTTCATGATCGTGCTCAACGTCGGTGCGATCGTCGGCACACTCTCGCTCGGACGCCTGGCCGACCGAATCGGAACGAAGCGGGTCCTCGTGCCGATGTTCGTCATCGCCGCCGTCTCCCTCGTCCTCCTCGGTGTGCGCGCCGACATCGTCTTGCTGCTCCTCTTCGTCGCGATCGCCGGTGCCTGCACGATGGGCTCGCAGAACATCTCCTACGCCTTCGTCTCCCAGTTCTACCCGTCTTCGGTGCGGTCGACGGCCCTGGGGCTTGCCTCCGGGATCGGCCGCGCCGGCGCCATCCTCGGCCCCACCTTCGGCGGATTCCTCCAGGCACTCGAGCTGCCCGTCCAGTCGACGTTCCTCTTCTTCGCCGTCCCCGGCCTCATCGCTGCCGCGGCGTTCGCCTGCGTCCCGCTCGCCCGCGCCACCACACCGCCGAGGCGATCGGACCCCGATCTGGCACCGCACCGAACGGTGCACCCGACCACCACCCCGACCGATGAAAGGGCTTCCTCTCATGACTGACACCCGCACCTGGAACGACGGAATTCAGGACATCCGCATCCGCAAGGACCTCAGCGTGCCCATGCGCGATGGGACTCGTCTGGCCGCCGACGCTTACGAAGGCAACGACCAGAAGCCTCGCCCGGCGCTGGTGGCGCTCAGCCCTTACGGCAAGGAACTGCAGGCGATGGCGCTGACGATGCCTCCGCAGAAGCGGCCGAGCCCATTGTGGGACGGCTGCATCGAGGCCGGCGACATCTCCCGCGTCGTCGCCGAGGACTACGTCCACGTCATCGGCGACCTCCGCGGCTCCGGTACCTCGGAAGGCGAGCACATCGGCAACTACAACGCCGGAGGCGTGTCTCTGGGCGAGGATGCCTACGACTTCATCGAATGGGTCGCCGACCAGCCGTGGTGCGACGGCAATGTCGGCATGATCGGCATCTCCTACTTCGGTTCCATGCAGGTCATCGCCGCCGCAGAACGCCCCCCGCACCTCAAGGCGATCTTCGTCTCCGGCGGCCACTACGACTTCTATGAGACGACCTATCACGGTGGCATCATGTGGTTCATGCCGCGCGCCGCACGCGAGGGCCGCGGTGGAGACTCCGGGTGGGCCTTCACCGACCGCACCAAGTCCCGCATGCTCGAGGAGTACTCGCCGGACGAGCTCAAGGCCATCGTCGACAAACGCCTCGCGGATCCCGACGTCCAGGCGTGGCCCAACCTCGTCCACACCCTCCACTACCCGAAGCACCACGAAGCCTGGTTCGACATCATCACCAACGAACTCGACGGGCAGTGGTACGAAGAGCGCAATCCGGTCAATCTCGCGAAGAACATCGACATCCCCACATGGCTGCAGATCGATCAGGGCCGTGGATGGACGATCGACAGCACGATCGAGACGTTCGACAACCTCGGCGGGCCCAAGCGACTCGACATCGGCGCCTACCCGCCGATGCAGTCGCGGCCGTTCGTCGAGGAGCACGACACGATGTTCCGCTGGTACGAGTACTGGCTCAAAGGCATCGACAACGGCATCATGGACGAACCGAGCGTCAACATCTTCGTCGAAGGCTCCCGTGAGATCGTCTCCGGGTCGCAGTGGCCGCCGCAGGCTCCGGAGCATCAGTCCTTCTACCTGCGGCCTCGGGGGAAGCTGTCGATCGAGCCGGAGCCGATGACCGCCGACTATGCCGCACCCGACGGCTTCTACCAGGCACCGTTGACAGTGACAGACGAGGTGCAGATCCTCACGTGGTCGACTCCCCTCTTCGACACCGACACACAGATGATGGGCACCGGTGCGGCGCACATCTTCGCCGAGATCGACCAGGAGGACACGAACTTCATCCTCCGCATGTGGGACGTCGCCCCCGGAGGCGCCCGTCAGCTCATCACGACCGGGTACCTCAAGGCCACGCACCGCGAACTCGACGAGGAGAAGACGAGCCCCGGCGACCCGCACCATCCGCATACGCGTGCGGTGCCGGTCGAGCCGGGCGTGATCAACGAATACATCCTCAGGCTCTATCCCTTCGCGGCGACCTTCCGCACCGGGCATCGCCTGGTGGCGGAACTGTCGAACGTCGAACCGCTCGTCGACGACCACAACTCGCTGCTGCCCCCGGACGCGTTCCACCTGCCGATCGGACGCCCGGTGTCGCACAAGATCTACCGCGACGCGAAGCATCAGTCCCGACTCGTGCTGCCGGTGACCGCACAGAACCGGCAGGGCTGAGGAGATCGATCCCTCGGTACTGTGCGGCCCTCGCTGAGGCTGCCGTCCGCCGCCGCGGCGGTCGGCTGCAGCCGCGGTCTGTTCCGCATCGCGCGACACTATGCCCAGGGCCGCGACACCCCGCTCTTCTCCATCTCCTCAGCATCGATGTCCTCGATGTCCGCCGAAGCCGCCCGCGACCACCGGAGCATCACCAGATCCACGCCGAATTCGCTAGGCTTGTGCTGCCGGACCACAGCCGATGAAGAGGAGCCGAGTGGCCACCCAGCGGGACATCGACAAGCTGCAGACGCAGCAGCGCATCGTCGACTCAGCGCTCGAGCTGTTCGAAACCGCCGGCTACGAAACGACGTCGATGGTGCAGATCGCCCGGCACGCTGAGACGAGCAGGGCTAATCTGTATCTGCACTTCACCAGTAAGTCGCAGATCGTGCTGCACCGTATGCGCCAGTTGGAGTCCGAGGTCCTCGGCCTGTACCGCGGACTCGACCGTGTGGAAACCACGGTCGACGGTGTCATGACTTGGCTGGAGACGGCCGCACAGCTGTGGAAGACACATCGCGCCGAGTTCGACGCCATCTCGCGGGCCATGACCGTCGATTCCGAGGTGTTCGACGAATGGCTCGAACTCCACCGACGGGTCACCCGCTCGCGAGCCGAGGCGCGCACCGATTCCCGCAACGACACCGACCTCGATCAGTGGGAGGCGCACCTCATCACTCTCATGATCGGGCTGGAGCACAACTTCTACTTCCTCTACGTGCGCGGACAAGCGATTCCGGAGAAGCTCATCCTGCGCAGCCTCGCCGAGCAGTGGTCAGCCTTCCTCGACTGAGACATCACTTATCGAGCACCAACAGCGGACAGGTCCCCTGAGCGCGGGAGACGCAGATCATCATCGTCTCGTTCGCCGCCTGCTCGGAGGTGCTGAGAACCGAATCCCGGTGATCGACATCCCCGGACACCACACGGGTCTCACACGTGCCGCAGGTGCCTTCCTCACACGATGAGATCACGGGGAGACCCGCCTCCGCGGCCGCCTCGAGGATCGTCTGATCTGATCTCACCTCGACCGACACTCCACTCGCCTCGAACCGCACTTCGAAGGGAGTATCCGGCTCGGTGCGCTCGACTGTCTTGGGAGCGAATCGTTCGAGTCGAAGCGCATCATCGGGCCATTCACCCATTGCCTGTTCTGCGGCATCCATCAGCGATTCGGGCCCGCAGACGTACACCAGGCAGTTGTCCTGGGCATGCTCGAGAAGTCCGGACAGGGACAGACGCCGACCTTCGTCGCCCGGATAGAGGGTGACACGATCCCCGAACTCCGCGAGCTCGTCGAGGAACGCCATGGTCGCGCGGGCGCGGCCCGCATAGTGCAGCTCCCACTCCGCGCCGGCAGCATTCGCCTCTCGAATCATCGCCAGCATCGGGGTGATCCCGATTCCGCCGGCGATGAAGAGATACTTCTGCGCCCCGGACAGCCGGAAGTTGTTGCGCGGCCAGGACACAGTCACCTCGGACCCTGCCTGCAGCTGCTCATGGGCAAGCTTCGAACCGCCGCGTCCGTCATCCTCGCGCAAGATCCCGATGCGATACCGTGAGGCATCGGCCGGGTCCGATGACAGCGAGTACTGTCGCACCAGCGGTTCTCCGCCAGCATCGGTCAAGGTCACATCGATATGCGCGCCCGCCTTCCACCGCGGAAGGACACCGCCGTCCGGATGTTCCAAAGTGATGGCCGCCGCCGAAGCGGTCAGCTCGGTTCGCTCGGCGACCCGTAGATTGAGCTGCCGGATAGTCTGCGTGCGATTGCGGCGCACATCCTCGACGTCCCAGTGCACGTGCAGCGAGCGACGGACCGGCAGCAGCGGCAGCCGTGCGAAGTCGAGCTCGTGAATGTCATCCGGTCGCAATGAGGGCAGCCGTTCGAAGAGCACCCGCAGACCCGTAGCACCCTGCACCCGGGCAAGCGGGTTGCCCAAGCAGGTGTGACGCCCCGCGGTGAACGCGAGATGGTCGGTCGGGACCGGTCTGTGGATGTCGAACTCGAAGGGATCGCGCACGTAGGTCGGATCGGTATTGGCCGATGCCAAGCCGACGAAGATCATGTCACCGGTCGGGATCTCGACACCCGAAAGTGTCACCGGGCGGGTGGTCTTGCGGGAGGTGAAGGTCGAGGACGGGCGACGACGGACGGTCTCCTCGAAGACGTTCGACCAAAGCTGCGGCTCCACCAGGGCGTCTTCAAGAGCTTCGGAATGCTGCGTCACGAAGAGCACGGCATTTGTCATCGCCTGTGCGGTGGTGTCGGTCCCCGCCGCCGAGAATTCCGAGATGTGCAAGCCGATCTGTTCCGACGACAACGCGAATGCTCCGTCAGAGTTCCGTGTCGAGGCCATCACCGAGATGAGGTCGTCGGCCTCCGAATCGCGTCGCTGGTCGATGATCTCGCGGAGAACGAGATTGGAGTCGACGAAGCGGTCCCAGACGACGGACTTCTCGGGTTCCTCCATCGGCGCGTGAGCCGAGGAGAGGATGGCGAACAGATCGTCACGAAGTTGGCGCAGCATGCCCTCGTATTCGTAGTCCAATCCGAGCAGCGCCATGATCGTCTGGGTGGTCAGTTCGAGGGAGTACTCCTCGAGGAGGTTCGCCGAACCCTGTTCCTCGAAGCGGTCGATGATGCGGTTGGCACGGGCCTCGATCTCGGGTTGGAGTCGATCCATCCGGTCCTTGACAAAGCCCTTCTGTGCCACCGACCGCGCCAGCGTGTGATCGGGCGGATCCATGCCGACGATCATCTTGGCCACCAATTCGGGCGGATAGACGCTCCGGTGCCGTTCGGGGACATCCGCTGCGGAGTTCGACGCGGAGGAGAACGTCTGCCAGTCCGATAGGACTTCGAGACAGTCCTCACGCGTGGTGACGATCCAAGCGTGCAGGGGCTCGTACCAGAAGACCGGGGTCTGCTCCCTAAATTCGGCTAGGTGGACCGCGGGATCTGTGTAGTAGTCGTCGCCCATGACGTCGAAGCCGTGCGCGATGGGGCAGCGGCCGACCGGACGGGAGTCGTGAGACGTGGTGGTCATAATGGCGGGATCTTCCTCTCTGAAGTCCGTTTGGCTCGGTCAGTCGATGACCGCGGAGGCGACGATTGATGACAGACGTTGGAATCTGGCCACGTTATCGGCCTCATCCATGACGCCGCTCGACAGGAAGCAGAAGCTGACGTCTGAGACAGGGTCGACCCACAGAAGGGACGAACCCGCGCCGTAGGAGCCGAATGTCCGCGGCGACACGAACGGGCCGAAGAATCGCGCATAGGTTCCGGTGCCCGCCAGAGCCATTCCGAGTCCCATGTTGCCCTCGGGAGCATCCCAGTGCCGTGCCGCTGCGACCATGCCGTAGAGGTCGTTGATCTGGTCGCCGGTCTGTTTCGTGGTGGCGAAGTCGAGTACCGCCGGACTGAAGAGGAGTTCGCCCGAGGCGGAGCGGCCCCGATTCCGCAGCAGCTCGGTGAACGTGAAGACGTCATCGATCGTGGAGACCGCTCCGACCCACGGCATCTCTGCGTCAGAGCGGGCGATGACCTCATTGAGCACTTCGATGTCCTCGGGCTTCAACCAGGAGTCATTGGCGACGATCACCTCGAGAGGGACCGCCCGGTCCACCCAGTCCTCGGGCAGGCCGAAGCGCGTCGTGTTCATTCCGGCTGGTGCGAAGATCTTTTCGTGCATGAGGTCTCGGAACGAGACTGCGCCGTAGGCCCTGCGCAGCATCTCGCCGATGAGCGCGTGGTTGATCGCAGCCGAGTAGTTGAGGTTCTCTCCGGGCTCATTGACCACATCCACGGAGCCGAGGGCGTCGATGACGTCTGCAAGCACCGCAAAGGACTCCGGCCCCAGCCCTGGGTTGGGCGTCGCAGGCATTCCCGCACGGTGGGTGAGCAGGTGCGCCAGATTGATGCGCTCTTTGCGCGCTGCCCGGAACGGCTCGGTGCCGAAGAATTCCGGGATGAGGTCGACGACACGGGTCGACAGCATGATCCGCCCCTCGCTCAGTGCGCGGTAGACGAGGGCGTTGGTGAGTCCCTTGGACATCGACAGAATTCGGTAGACGTCATCGGGGCCGGTGGCACGACCTCGGTGACGATCCGATTGGCCGTAGGTTCCCTTCAGCGCGATCTCGCCGCCCCTGGCGACGACCACGCTGGCTCCGTAGTAGGACTCCGCCTGCAGGTCTTCTGCAATCGCCTCGTCCAGACGGTTGATGAAGCGAGCTTCCATGCCGGCAATGTCATTGATGACGACGTCTCTGTGCATATCCATCTGTCTGTTCCTTTCGCTGGGCAGGCTCACATCATCACCGCGCCGCCGGAGGGCGACAGCGTCTGACCGGTGTAATGTCCGGATTCCTCGGAAGCGAGGAACAGGACGGTCTTGGCGATCTCTTCCGGCTCGGCAACGCGTTTGAGCGGTTGCAGTGCCAGCAGAGCGTCCATGTGCTCGTCGCCGGAGGCGGCGAACATCGCAGTGTTGATCCCCGCCGGGGCGAGGGCGTTGACACGGATATCGAAGGGGGCGAGCTCGGCCGCGATGGCCTTGGTCATCCCCACGATCGCGGCCTTCGAGGCCGGGTAATAGGCGGGCATCGGCAGACCCATCAGCCCCGCAACGGAAGCGAAGTTGACGATCGATCCTCCTGTCTCTTTCATCAGCGAAGCTGCTTCCCTGATCATAAAGAAGGTGCCGTTGAGGTTGATGTCGATGACTCGACGAAAATCATCGTCGGTGATGCCTGAGAGGAAATCCGGGTGGTACTCCCGACCTTCCTTGGCCGCATTGATCATCTCGTGGTTGATCTCGTCGACCCAGCGCTGTTTCTCACTGTTCGGGGTGGAGACGCCCGCCGCGTTGATCAGCACATCGAGCCGCGACTGTTCATCCTCGACGCGGCGAAGAGCGCGGGACACCGATGATGAGTCGGAGATGTCCAGCGCGATGGTCCGGACCGATGCCTCGGATTCGAAAGCCTGGAGAAGCGGTTCTTCACGCAGATCGATCGCGTAGACCGTTGCGCCGTTTCGGACCAGCTCCTCGACGGCGGCTCGTCCCATACCTGATGCCGCTCCTGTGACGACGGCAACCTTGTCTGCCAGCTTCATTGCTCTGCCTCCTTGGTGTGATGTAGGAAACAGTCTTTAGCTTCAGTAGACACATGTCAAGTGAAATTTCTTGGCGCCACCTGCCTCGCGTCACGACGCCCCTCGTCTTCGCCCCGACTCCAACATCCCTCAGCCTCAGCCCTGTCATTGGTCGCCGAGCACGGCCGAGGCGAGCGCCGCATGGATTTCGGGTGAGTCGAGCAGCGCCGCCTGACGGCTGGGCACGGAGATGCTCACGGCCGCCACCGCGGTGCCCTCGGCGTCGCGCACAGCCATGCCGAGGGCCGCGACGCCCCGCTCGGTGCGTTCGCGGTTGAGCGCCCACCCGACCCGGCGGATGGATTCCAGCCTCCTACGGAATCGGGCGAAAGCCGCGTCATCGAGGAAGTCGCCCGAGGTGCGTGCGGAGTTCGACCGGTAGAGGCTCTCGAGGACGGCCGACTCGAGCTCGGCCAGCAGCACCTGTCCTCCGGAGGTCAGGGACGCCGGAAGGATCTCACCTGCCCGTGACCCGATGCCCAGCCGGTCAGCGCCCTCGTGGCTGTCGAGGAACCGCGTGGTCGTGCCCACCCGCACCATGAGGTTGCAGGTCTGCCCGGTGGCCTCGGAGAGCTCGGCGAGCTTGGGCCGCATCCTCAACAGCACACCGCGATGCGCCGACTGCGCCTGCGCATTCGCGACGATTCCCGGGCCGGGATGGTAGACCCGCGACTCGTCCCTGACGGCGAACCCGCGGTAGACGAGCATGCTCAGCAGCCGGTGAGCCGTGGACACGCTGATGCCGAGCTCACGAGCGGCGTCGGTGATCCGCAACGCACCGGTGTCCCGCAGGATCTGCAGCAGCCGCAGGGCCTTGTCGACCGAGGCGAGCAGATGAGTCGGCTTCTCGGCAACCACGCGGCGTTCCATGGTGCGACTCTAGCCGTTTTCCACTGTGCAGAAAATGTTTGCGTCGGCCTCGGGATGACGCGACAGTGATCGAGAGCACGTCGCCGATCAACGACGATTCCCAGACGATTGGAGCACCATGCAGTTCTACCTCGACGGATTCCGTCCCGGAGATCCCGAGATCCGCCCCGCCGCACCGACGGCCGACCGCGAATCCGCCGAAGTGACGTCCCCCGCTCCAGGCCACCGCCCCGAAAATTCCGCTGAGACCGTCGACGTCCTCATCGTCGGCACCGGCCCGGCCGGGACCGTGCTCGCCGCACAGCTGTCCGAATTCCCCGACATCACCACCAAGGTCATCGACCGCCGAGGCGGCCCCCTCGAACTCGGCCATGCCGACGGCGTCGCCTGCCGCACCGTCGAGATGTTCGACGCCTTCGGCCTCGCCGACCGGCTGATCCGCGAGGCCTATTGGGTCAATGAGACGACGTTCTGGGGACCCGATCCGGCTGATGCCTCCCACATCGTGCGCACCGGACGCATCGATGATGTGGAAGAGGGCCTGTCCGAATACCCGCACGTCATCGTCAATCAGGCTCGCATGCAGGACTTCCTGCTCGAGCACATGGCGAAGTCCCCGACCCGCCTGAGACCCGACTACGGTCTCGAGGTCCAATCCGTTGACATCGATGAGACCTCGGGCCACCCGGTCACGGTGTCCATTCTCCCGACTCGCACCGGCGACGAGGCGGCCTCGCCCCAATCGACCGAGACAGCCGCCCCGACGACAGTCCGGGCGAAGTATGTCGTCGGCTGCGATGGTGCCCGCTCGGCTG
Proteins encoded in this region:
- a CDS encoding CocE/NonD family hydrolase, with product MTDTRTWNDGIQDIRIRKDLSVPMRDGTRLAADAYEGNDQKPRPALVALSPYGKELQAMALTMPPQKRPSPLWDGCIEAGDISRVVAEDYVHVIGDLRGSGTSEGEHIGNYNAGGVSLGEDAYDFIEWVADQPWCDGNVGMIGISYFGSMQVIAAAERPPHLKAIFVSGGHYDFYETTYHGGIMWFMPRAAREGRGGDSGWAFTDRTKSRMLEEYSPDELKAIVDKRLADPDVQAWPNLVHTLHYPKHHEAWFDIITNELDGQWYEERNPVNLAKNIDIPTWLQIDQGRGWTIDSTIETFDNLGGPKRLDIGAYPPMQSRPFVEEHDTMFRWYEYWLKGIDNGIMDEPSVNIFVEGSREIVSGSQWPPQAPEHQSFYLRPRGKLSIEPEPMTADYAAPDGFYQAPLTVTDEVQILTWSTPLFDTDTQMMGTGAAHIFAEIDQEDTNFILRMWDVAPGGARQLITTGYLKATHRELDEEKTSPGDPHHPHTRAVPVEPGVINEYILRLYPFAATFRTGHRLVAELSNVEPLVDDHNSLLPPDAFHLPIGRPVSHKIYRDAKHQSRLVLPVTAQNRQG
- a CDS encoding cytochrome P450, translated to MTTTSHDSRPVGRCPIAHGFDVMGDDYYTDPAVHLAEFREQTPVFWYEPLHAWIVTTREDCLEVLSDWQTFSSASNSAADVPERHRSVYPPELVAKMIVGMDPPDHTLARSVAQKGFVKDRMDRLQPEIEARANRIIDRFEEQGSANLLEEYSLELTTQTIMALLGLDYEYEGMLRQLRDDLFAILSSAHAPMEEPEKSVVWDRFVDSNLVLREIIDQRRDSEADDLISVMASTRNSDGAFALSSEQIGLHISEFSAAGTDTTAQAMTNAVLFVTQHSEALEDALVEPQLWSNVFEETVRRRPSSTFTSRKTTRPVTLSGVEIPTGDMIFVGLASANTDPTYVRDPFEFDIHRPVPTDHLAFTAGRHTCLGNPLARVQGATGLRVLFERLPSLRPDDIHELDFARLPLLPVRRSLHVHWDVEDVRRNRTQTIRQLNLRVAERTELTASAAAITLEHPDGGVLPRWKAGAHIDVTLTDAGGEPLVRQYSLSSDPADASRYRIGILREDDGRGGSKLAHEQLQAGSEVTVSWPRNNFRLSGAQKYLFIAGGIGITPMLAMIREANAAGAEWELHYAGRARATMAFLDELAEFGDRVTLYPGDEGRRLSLSGLLEHAQDNCLVYVCGPESLMDAAEQAMGEWPDDALRLERFAPKTVERTEPDTPFEVRFEASGVSVEVRSDQTILEAAAEAGLPVISSCEEGTCGTCETRVVSGDVDHRDSVLSTSEQAANETMMICVSRAQGTCPLLVLDK
- a CDS encoding TetR/AcrR family transcriptional regulator, with translation MATQRDIDKLQTQQRIVDSALELFETAGYETTSMVQIARHAETSRANLYLHFTSKSQIVLHRMRQLESEVLGLYRGLDRVETTVDGVMTWLETAAQLWKTHRAEFDAISRAMTVDSEVFDEWLELHRRVTRSRAEARTDSRNDTDLDQWEAHLITLMIGLEHNFYFLYVRGQAIPEKLILRSLAEQWSAFLD
- a CDS encoding IclR family transcriptional regulator; this encodes MERRVVAEKPTHLLASVDKALRLLQILRDTGALRITDAARELGISVSTAHRLLSMLVYRGFAVRDESRVYHPGPGIVANAQAQSAHRGVLLRMRPKLAELSEATGQTCNLMVRVGTTTRFLDSHEGADRLGIGSRAGEILPASLTSGGQVLLAELESAVLESLYRSNSARTSGDFLDDAAFARFRRRLESIRRVGWALNRERTERGVAALGMAVRDAEGTAVAAVSISVPSRQAALLDSPEIHAALASAVLGDQ
- a CDS encoding serine hydrolase domain-containing protein, coding for MDMHRDVVINDIAGMEARFINRLDEAIAEDLQAESYYGASVVVARGGEIALKGTYGQSDRHRGRATGPDDVYRILSMSKGLTNALVYRALSEGRIMLSTRVVDLIPEFFGTEPFRAARKERINLAHLLTHRAGMPATPNPGLGPESFAVLADVIDALGSVDVVNEPGENLNYSAAINHALIGEMLRRAYGAVSFRDLMHEKIFAPAGMNTTRFGLPEDWVDRAVPLEVIVANDSWLKPEDIEVLNEVIARSDAEMPWVGAVSTIDDVFTFTELLRNRGRSASGELLFSPAVLDFATTKQTGDQINDLYGMVAAARHWDAPEGNMGLGMALAGTGTYARFFGPFVSPRTFGSYGAGSSLLWVDPVSDVSFCFLSSGVMDEADNVARFQRLSSIVASAVID
- a CDS encoding SDR family NAD(P)-dependent oxidoreductase; the encoded protein is MKLADKVAVVTGAASGMGRAAVEELVRNGATVYAIDLREEPLLQAFESEASVRTIALDISDSSSVSRALRRVEDEQSRLDVLINAAGVSTPNSEKQRWVDEINHEMINAAKEGREYHPDFLSGITDDDFRRVIDINLNGTFFMIREAASLMKETGGSIVNFASVAGLMGLPMPAYYPASKAAIVGMTKAIAAELAPFDIRVNALAPAGINTAMFAASGDEHMDALLALQPLKRVAEPEEIAKTVLFLASEESGHYTGQTLSPSGGAVMM